TGCAGCGTCGTTAGCTGATCTTCATAAATTTGGCGCGTATCGTGCAGCAAGCGCCCAATCAGCGTGCTTTTACCATCGTCCACGCTGCCGCAGGTGAGAAAACGCAGCAGGCTTTTATCTTGTTGCAGCTGTAAATAAGCTTCCACCCCGCCTTGCTCAGCAATTTGGTCTGCAATGGAATGGTTAATCATCTGGCTCATGGTTCTCGTCCTCTACGAATTCTTAAAAGTACCCTTGGCGCTTTTTCAGCTCCATCGAGCCAGACTGATCGCGATCGATCATTCTTCCCTGACGCTCGCTGGTGGTGGAAACCAGCATCTCTTCGATGATTTCAGGCAGCGTTTGCGCCTGAGACTCCACCGCGCCGGTGAGCGGCCAGCAGCCTAAAGTACGGAATCGAACCATGCGTTGCTTGATCACTTCCCCCGGCTGGAGATCGATACGATCGTCATCCACCATCATCAGCATGCCGTCACGCTCTAAAACAGGGCGCGGCTTTGCCAGATAAAGCGGAACAATATCGATATTTTCCAAGTAGATATATTGCCAGATATCGAGTTCAGTCCAGTTTGACAGCGGGAAGACGCGGATGCTCTCCCCTTTGTTCACCTGGCCGTTATAGTTGTGCCACAGCTCAGGTCGCTGGTTTTTTGGGTCCCAGCGATGGAAGCGGTCGCGGAATGAATAGATTCTCTCTTTGGCACGTGATTTTTCTTCATCACGACGCGCACCGCCAAAGGCGGCATCAAAACCATATTTATTCAGCGCCTGTTTTAAGCCTTCGGTTTTCATGATGTCGGTATGTTTGGCGCTGCCATGAACAAACGGGCTGATGCCCATCGCGACGCCTTCTGGATTCTTATGAACCAAAAGTTCACAGCCGTAGGCTTTGGCGGTGCGATCGCGGAATTCGTACATTTCGCGGAATTTCCAGCCGGTATCAACGTGCAGCAGCGGGAACGGTAGCGTCCCCGGATAGAATGCCTTACGCGCCAAATGCAGCATCACCGAAGAATCTTTGCCGATGGAGTACATCATGACAGGGTTAGAAAACTCGGCAGCGACTTCGCGGATGATGTGAATACTCTCCGCTTCGAGCTGTCGTAAGTGAGTCAGTCTTTGGTTATCCATGGACGATCCTTAAGCCAGAAATTCTCCCGAAGGCCACACTGGCACATCGGATATTTATCCAAGAGGGTTGGAGTTACAGCAAATCAAACGGAGTGAGCGCAGCGGTAACTTCAAAAACGCAGGATAGGGGCACTATAAGGTGTCAGCTTTGCCCAAATGAAATGACGAAAAGGTATTTGAAATAACCGAAAGAAATATGCAGCTAGCTGAGGCGGCGCAAGATTAAGGAAGTAAACATTTCCTTAAATTTTAGGAGCGCTAGAAATTGTGTAATAAGAGCGAAGACTCCATACTAGCCGCACTGATTTATCATCCCAATTATCACGCTGTTGAACACGTTTTTGGTTTTCTGCAGCGCTAAGGACGCTTTACCCATGTTTTCCTGCCGTTCACTTAAACTGGTTTGCGCAGCGCTATGTCTAAGCAGCAGTTTCGCGGTTTCAGCCGCAGGTATTACCCATCAGCCCGTCGGTAAAATAGCCGAACAAGAAGTACGACATATCTCGACCTACTTCCCCGGCCGCATGGCAGGTAGCCCCGCCGAGCTAATGATGGCGGACTATGTTAATCAGCGTTTCCAAAACATGGGCTATCAGAGCGACTTAAGAGATTTCAAAACGCGCTATGTGTATACCTCAAGCGAAGGTAAAAAAGATTGGCATAACGTGAACGCCACGTCAGTGATTGCGGTGAAACCCGGCAGCACCGACAAACAGATCTTAATCGTCGCGCATCTTGATACCTATACCCCAATGAGCGACAGCGATGTGAACCATAATCTTGGCGGATTAACGTTGCAGGGTGTAGATGACAATGCGTCTGGCGTTGGCGTGATGTTGGAGCTTGCCGAGCGTCTGCGCAGCGTAAAAACCAAGGCCACTATTCGCTTCCTTGCGCTCAGCGCCGAGGAGTTGGGGAGTAAAGGGGCTGAAAACTATCTCAGCAGAATGAGCAAAGCCGACAAAGACAATACGCTGTTAGTTATCAATCTCGATTCTTTGATTACCGGCGATAAACTCTACTTCCACAG
This is a stretch of genomic DNA from Hafnia alvei. It encodes these proteins:
- the cysD gene encoding sulfate adenylyltransferase subunit CysD gives rise to the protein MDNQRLTHLRQLEAESIHIIREVAAEFSNPVMMYSIGKDSSVMLHLARKAFYPGTLPFPLLHVDTGWKFREMYEFRDRTAKAYGCELLVHKNPEGVAMGISPFVHGSAKHTDIMKTEGLKQALNKYGFDAAFGGARRDEEKSRAKERIYSFRDRFHRWDPKNQRPELWHNYNGQVNKGESIRVFPLSNWTELDIWQYIYLENIDIVPLYLAKPRPVLERDGMLMMVDDDRIDLQPGEVIKQRMVRFRTLGCWPLTGAVESQAQTLPEIIEEMLVSTTSERQGRMIDRDQSGSMELKKRQGYF
- a CDS encoding aminopeptidase, with protein sequence MFSCRSLKLVCAALCLSSSFAVSAAGITHQPVGKIAEQEVRHISTYFPGRMAGSPAELMMADYVNQRFQNMGYQSDLRDFKTRYVYTSSEGKKDWHNVNATSVIAVKPGSTDKQILIVAHLDTYTPMSDSDVNHNLGGLTLQGVDDNASGVGVMLELAERLRSVKTKATIRFLALSAEELGSKGAENYLSRMSKADKDNTLLVINLDSLITGDKLYFHSGANTPKSIAEKSRDRALKLAKRFGISAAINNGHGEHSPKGTGCCSDQMPFDAANIPVLAVEASNWSLGKKDGYQQTSKNTHFPEGTTWHQPQYDNLQYLDKHLPGRIKSRTRDSVRILLPLVEEVAK